A region from the Panicum hallii strain FIL2 chromosome 1, PHallii_v3.1, whole genome shotgun sequence genome encodes:
- the LOC112887646 gene encoding probable xyloglucan endotransglucosylase/hydrolase protein 30, with the protein MAVRAGFLLAAAAWVWLWAVAASAFDDVPTAAFDERFSPLFGDGNLVRSSDDRSVRLLLDRRSGSGFMSSDYYLHGFFSASIKLPKDYTAGVVVAFYLSNGDVYEKTHDELDFEFLGSRWGGQWRVQTNVYGNGSTSHGREERYLLPFDPTLEAHRYSVLWAPTHIIFYIDGTPIREVIRHPDMGGDFPAKPMALYATIWDGSAWATEGGKYKVNYKYAPFASEFSDLAVVGPRADPVLRAPRGAGDDQDLLGLMTADYAVMTPQKRAAMRAFRARHMTYTVCYDAVRYASGPFPECDNSDEERENFSAWGESKTVVMRPRARGRRRGRKAGAGARGRADVASS; encoded by the exons ATGGCGGTCAGGGCCGGGTTCTTGCTCGCAGCCGCGGCGTGGGTGTGGCTATGGGCGGTGGCCGCCTCCGCCTTTGACGACGTGCCGACCGCCGCCTTCGACGAGCGGTTCTCGCCGCTGTTCGGCGACGGCAACCTCGTCCGCTCCTCCGACGACAGGAGCGTCCGCCTCCTGCTCGACCGCCGCTCCG GTTCCGGGTTCATGTCCTCGGACTACTACCTCCACGGCTTCTTCAGCGCCTCCATCAAGCTGCCCAAGGACTACACGGCCGGCGTCGTCGTCGCCTTCTAC CTGTCGAACGGGGACGTGTACGAGAAGACGCACGACGAGCTGGACTTCGAGTTCTTGGGCAGCCGGTGGGGCGGGCAGTGGCGCGTGCAGACCAACGTCTACGGCAACGGCAGCACCAGCCACGGGCGCGAGGAGCGCTACCTCCTTCCCTTCGACCCCACCCTCGAGGCCCACCGCTACTCTGTCCTCTGGGCTCCCACCCACATCAT CTTCTACATCGACGGCACGCCGATCCGGGAGGTGATCCGGCACCCGGACATGGGCGGCGACTTCCCGGCGAAGCCGATGGCGTTGTACGCCACCATCTGGGACGGCTCCGCGTGGGCCACGGAGGGCGGCAAGTACAAGGTCAACTACAAGTACGCGCCGTTCGCGTCCGAGTTCTCCGACCTCGCCGTCGTCGGCCCCCGCGCCGACCCGGTGCTCCGCGCcccgcgcggcgccggcgacgaccAGGACCTGCTGGGGCTGATGACGGCCGACTACGCCGTCATGACGCCGCAGAAGCGCGCCGCCATGCGCGCGTTCAGGGCGCGGCACATGACGTACACGGTGTGCTACGACGCCGTGCGGTATGCGTCGGGCCCGTTCCCGGAGTGCGACAACTCGGACGAGGAGCGCGAGAACTTCTCGGCCTGGGGCGAGTCCAAGACCGTCGTCATGAGGCcgcgcgcccgcggccgccgccgggggcgcaaggccggcgccggcgccaggGGGCGCGCCGACGTGGCGAGCAGCTGA